Below is a genomic region from Eupeodes corollae chromosome 1, idEupCoro1.1, whole genome shotgun sequence.
TTTCCACAGATAATAACTAAGCGGCGTTAAATCGCAAAAACTTGGGGACCAACCCACGGGCCCTTAAATATGCTCATGCGTTACAAAAAGTTCACTTCAATAAAACAAGTGTGGCACAAGCTGTGTGGCATTTTGAGCTGTcttattgaaatcaaaactcAATTCCATAATGGTTCTTCAATTGATGAACAAAAAGTCAATAATCATGGCTCTTTAGCGGACTAAAATACGGACCAATTATTTCAACGGCAATCTTGTTTCAGGACCATTCACCGAATCAATTCTTCAACtgtcaaatcaaattaaaactaaattacttGACAGCTGCTAAAATACCTGTCAGTACGAAAAAAGGTGCCAGCTTAAAATCCCATGCCTCTGAAAAACCACCCGTTAGAATGGGCTTTGACTTACAttacataaatgtttttaaaaatagacgaatacaaaatacgaaaaacaataaaaaattcaaaatcttgttcttaattttacactactttttgtttgctttcgAAAAAGAATACATTGCATCAACGCTATGCACTTTAAGTACGGCATATTGACACAGATCTGCGTCCTTAATTGCCACTGCATGTATAAATTCTTCCGcagcattatttttaaattgggtgCATGATATTGTGTTGTGGCAAGCTTCGTCGACACAATGAGTATGTTTTTCCAGCACTCCTTGTCcatatttgaaatttgcaaCAACACCACTGATATTTGCAGCTGCTGTCAAGCTCAATAAATCAATTCATTAAGTTGACACTCTCAATTGAATCACTAGAATTCAATATTGCACATGCCGCAACAATCATTAAGGTCAAACACTCTCTACATAAACAGAGAAATAAAATTAGGAATTCAAATAAGAAAATGCACTTTGGAAAACATAGAAtctttttaattgattaaacAGACAAGTGGTTTAATTACAAAGGCTCTGTTTATAGAAATAATGAATTTCGACTCGAACTGGGTCAATGGTTTCGAAGATAAGGTTGACTTCAAGTCAAAGAAACGCCGGTACCAATATGACGTTTTTCTTATCTGAATCTGATGAAATGGATTCTTGAGAATTGTGCAACAAAGATTTATGGGAATTTTTCTAATGATATCTTTGCTTATATTTGTTTTACAGACGGCCTGGTTGATCTTATCAAGGAGTTCGGAATATCGGATGTCCCAGTTGGTATTAAACAAGCGAAAGGTTTTTGTGGCAGCGAACGCAACGCCTACCAAGCCTCATATCCATCACCAGCTTTCACTCTAACCAAAGAAGCCATCTTAACCATACAAACATCGAAAGCCTTCCCCAACGGCTTCCCTGAAGACTTTTCAATCCTGATAGCTGTCAAACCTAGCAATCGAAGTCAAGTGAAGGTCCCCGTCTTCACAATTTACTCCGAAGAGAGTGAAGATGTTCTTTCGGTGACAATTGGTCGGGAAATCGGAATGATCTATCAACAAGTTGACGGATTGAATTATCAACGAAATGACATCAACTTTGGCATTGGTATCAATGACAATAAATGGCATCGATTTGGAATCAGTGTCAAAGGAAATGCTGCGACTTTGATTTTGGACTGCAATAAGCAAGTAACTCGACGTTTGGACAGGCAGTTGGGGTCGTCGATTCCGACTAATGGTTTGATATTGACAGGAGTTCAGTTGACAGATGATGAAGGCTTTTTTACCGGTGACATTCAGATGATGCATGTTGCTGATAATCCTGATGCTGGTTATGACATTTGCTCGAAATATGTTCCATCGTGTAGaaacgttgttgttgttggggaATCTCAAGAGGGAGACCTGAATGATATACGGCGGTTTGAAAGTTCATCATGGAGTTCTACTGGTGGAGGTGGCGGTGGGCTGGGAAGGACATATTTTGAAAGTTCCAGTCAAAACCCGACGATTGAGAGTTTTCGTGGTGGCCCAACTAGTAGCTCTAGTTTTCACTATTCATTAAGTGGATCCTCAGGTGGCGGTGGTGGTTTTGGAGAAAGTGGGTCTGATGGATATGTAACTGGGAGTAGCTCTGGAAATGTCGGGGGGTCTGGTGGCTTTGAAAATGAAGGCGGTTCAAGAGGTGGAACTTCGTCAAGTAGTTCTTCCAGTTCTGGTTCATTTTCCGGAGGAGGTGCCATGGAAAACGGAGGCATCAATTTGGGCTCAAGTTACCATTCTTCAAGACATCCTGGAGGCATTTCAGAATCTGATGATAATCTTTCAACAACTGGTGGCTTCGGACCAACTGATAATTCAATTGAAGCTCCCAATTCTACCGAAGTTGAAGTCTCAGTTGAGGAATCACTTTCGGGAGGTGGTCTTAACGGTCATGGATACATCCCAGAGAGAAAGAACAAAACTGATTCTCAGGAGAACAGTGGTGGCCAAGATGAGGATGAGTTTGATTTGAATTCCTTCAATGCTGGCTTAGGAGGAAGCAGAGAGAAGCCAGGTggaagacgaaaatcaaaaggGCGAAAGAAGCACAAGCCATCAACGAGTTCAGGAGTAGGCACTGATATGGCGACAATAGTTCCAGATCGAAGAAATAATGAAACCACACTAGGACCATATCAACCAAGTTCTATCACTTGTTACCCCGGACCAAGAGGTTATACTGGACTGCCGGGACCTCCAGGAGAACGAGGACCAAAGGGCGATCCAGGAAGAGATGGTCTTTCAGGCACAACTGGAGGTCCTGGAGCACCGGgtcatgtttttgttgttccgGTAAGTTACACAATTCACTGAGTCTTTTAGATAGttgatggttttgtttttagatcAGCCAAAGTAATGAGAAAGGGCCCGATACCCAAGCTGAGGCCTTGAGACAGATGCTTTCACAACACATGGTGAGTTTAAGGAatgttttaaacacttttttaccAACAAGTTTTTACTAGATGTCAATGAAAGGACCAGAAGGACCAATGGGATTAACAGGGCTTCCTGGACTAAGTGGGCCACCAGGTCCTCAGGGGATTAAAGGAGAACCAGGAGATGTTGGAGAACCGGTAAATTTAACAAAGCTATAAACTATATTATGTTTaattaatacatttaatttttctctagGGAACTCGAGGTCTTAGGGGTCCAGCGGGATTACAAGGTCGTGAAGGCCGACGTGGAAGATCTGGTCGAGATGGTGAACGAGGAGCCGTTGGGCCAGCTGGAGTCAAAGGTGAAATCGGGCCAATGGGCTCGCCAGGTTTGCCAGGTGATAAGGGTCATAGAGGTGTACCAGGAGTTCCAGGAGAGAAAGGCCAACAAGGCCTCGAGGGACAGCCTGGAGAAGAGGGACCCACAGGATTGCCGGGGCTACCAGGAGAGTTGGTAGGTCTTACTGACTTCAATTTATTGCTCAAATAATTTTATCCATCCAAAGGGCCCACGAGGTTTTCTTGGACCCCGAGGACTTCCCGGTCCAGCAGGTAATCCTGGTTTACCTGGGAACGAAGGTGCTCAAGGCGTGAAGGGCAACCCCGGTTTGACTGGTCTTCCAGGTGCACCAGGTCAACAAGGCGCATCTGGACCACCAGGGGCTCCCGGTCAACAGGGAAATCTTGGACCGCCTGGAATATCTGGGCCATCTGGTAAACCTGGTTTACCGGGCTTGCCTGGAGCGGATGGTGCTCCAGGTCGGGCTGGAACACCGGGCTCTATGGGCAGCAAAGGTGATCAAGGAATGCAAGGTGTTCAGGGACCAGTTGGTTTCCCAGGATCTAGAGGACCCAAAGGTGACGATGGACCTCGAGGGCCAATGGGGGACAAAGGTGACAATGGGGAACGTGGCTTGGATGGTGAAAAAGGAGATACTGGTTTGCAAGGAGAGCGTGGAAATGCTGGACAACCAGGAAGTCCGGGACCTGAAGGTCCAGAAGGACCAAAGGGATTTGAAGGACCTCGTGGTGAAGTTGGAATGATTGGTCCGACCGGTGAAAAAGGGAAAGAAGGACCCCAAGGCTTCCAAGGCTATCCTGGAGCAACTGGTGACAAAGGTGATAAGGGTGCTACAGGAGCTACGGGGCCAGCTGGAATTAAAGGCGAAAGAGGACTACAAGGAACTCAAGGCGAACGTGGTGAAATAGGTCCTCGAGGATTCAGAGGTTCTAGAGGTCGGCGTGGTAATGATGGTATTGTTGGACCGAAGGGTGATACTGGACAGCCAGGTCCACCAGGAGCTCAAGGAGAAGCCGGTCGACAAGGAACTGAAGGACCAAGAGGATTTATAGGAATGCCTGGACCACCAGGGGCCGATGGAAAGAATGGACCTGCTGGACCAGCTGGAGAAAGAGGATCACCGgtaattgtttcattttaaaatgtacctgaATATTTTAATCAACATCTTGTTCGTATAGGGAGAACCAGGAAAACCAGGACCCACAGGCGAGCCAGGAGTAATTGGACCCAGAGGAGCTACTGGAGACATGGGACAAGTCGGTGAACCTGGTGTGCCAGGGTTGCCAGGACTTCCTGGAGAGCCAGGACTGCCAGGAGATGCAGGCAAAGAAGGTCATCCAGGCCCACCAGGACCTATGGGCAACCCAGGGCCACAAGGCCCTACAGGTCTACCAGGTTTTCCTGGAGATCGTGGACATCAAGGACAACCAGGCCTTCCAGGGCTGAAGGGTGAGCTCGGCTTATCTGGAGCTCCAGGATTACCAGGTGATAAGGGTCAAGCTGGAGAACCTGGAAAAGAAGGTCCACAGGGTCAGATGGGACGACCGGGACCACCGGGAAATTTGGGAGCTCCAGGAGCAAAGGGAGAAGTCGGTGAAAAAGGACCTATTGGTCCAGTTGGTCGCGATGGTTTGGCAGGATTACGTGGTCTTCCGGGTCCTCCAGGGCCAGCAGGAACACCAGGTGAAGATGGTGACAAAGGCGAAGTTGGACCTCCGGGCGAGAAAGGTCTTAAGGGCACACAAGGAGAGATGGTAGGTATATTTCAATACtaagaaaataaattctatAGTTTAATGTTCTTAGGGTCCAATGGGATCATCAGGACCACAAGGCCCTCGAGGAGAATCAGGACCACCTGGGACACCAGGAGATAAGGGACCAACCGGTGAAATGGGACGTGCAGGTATAAAAGGCGAAGATGGCAAACCAGGAATAGCAGGCCCTCCAGGTAACATGGGACTTCAAGGATTACCTGGTCCACCAGGAATgaaaggagaaagaggtgacgATGGAATGATGGGTCCCGTGGGACCGATTGGAATACCTGGAGAACAAGGACGACGCGGACCCAAGGGAGCCAGTGGAGCACAAGGTAAACCTGGAGCTCCCGGTCCAATTGGTTTTACTGGAGCCGATGGAGCTCAAGGACAACCTGGACCGATTGGATCACCCGGAAAAGAAGGTGAACGTGGCCCAATGGGACCAAAAGGTGAAGAAGGTAAATCTGGTTTACCTGGACCTACAGGAAAACAGGGTAATCCAGGTCCAGAAGGTCCCAAAGGAGCTGTTGGAACTCGAGGCTATCCAGGAAATAATGGCGAACCAGGTTTGCCTGGAATAAAGGGTGAACCAGGAAAAGAAGGTGAAGATGGTAAACCAGGTGAACAGGGTATGCCAGGTGAATATGGTCCACCAGGAAGAGTTGGAGAACCAGGACCGCCAGGAAAACACGGCCCTGAAGGTCCAGCAGGTATTCAAGGAAGCACTGGGCCAACGGGGGAAAAGGGTGACAAAGGTGATATAGGTCCATCTGGCCCTATGGGAATTATTGGACCACAAGGTTTACCCGGAACTCAAGGGCCAGCTGGTTTGAGAGGACATCCTGGTGCTACAGGAGAAACTGGAAGAGCTGGTAGTGTTGGACCGGCTGGTCCTAATGGAAAAATTGGTGATACTGGCCCAGACGGACAAAAAGGTGATCGAGGTAGGCGTGGCCCTAAAGGACATCGCGGCGAACTTGGAATGGTCGGCTTGAAAGGAGAACAAGGAGAAAAGGGAGATAGAGGTTTCCGAGGTCCGCAGGGTCCCGAAGGACGCAAAAGTGAAACTGGTCCCATGGGACAGCTTGGTTTCAAGGGCAATGATGGACCACCCGGTCCAGTTGGTGAACCTGGAAAACTGGGTCCAAAAGGCACTGAGGGCGCAACTGGTCCCAAAGGAGATATGGGACCAGCTGGTCCACCCGGACCACCAGGAGCTCCTGCAGATGCCCCACTCATTCCACCAGAGCTTCTCTTCCAAATGGGAGAATACGGCAGTACTAAAGCCGACATTAGGCGTCGCAGAGACGTCCACAGCTTCGAAGATCTCGCTGCTgtggatgacgatgatgatttCAATGAACTAATGGGCCTTTCAAAGGACTCCAAATCAAAGCGAAAATCGAAAAGGAAGAAGACAACGAAAAAAGAAGATCTCCCTCCCAAGTTCCAAGACATGTACAGTGCAATCTATACAATGCGTCAAGAAATGGATCGAATTCGAAAACCTTTGGGCACTCAAGATAATCCCGCCCGAACATGCAGAGATCTTCATTTCGGTCATCCAGACTTTAAAGATGACTGGTATTGGATCGATCCCAATTCGGGCATGGCTGATGATGCCATCTATGTTTACTGCAACATGACTGCCGAAGGAGAAACATGTGTACCAGCTGACGTTCATACAGCTCAAATGCCAAGCATTCCATGGCGAAAGGAGGAAACATTGGATTGGTATTCGAATATGCGAGGAGCTTCAAAGATCACCTACGACACTGTGGGTACGGTTCAGTTGACTTTCTTGAAACTTCTCTCACAAGAAGGCTATCAGAACTTTACCTACTCTTGTTCGAATAGTGTGGCTTGGTTTAGTGCAAAGGACAACAATTTTACGAACGCCATTAAGCTCCAAGGCGACAATGATCTGGAAATTGGAAACGATGGAACTTCTGTTAAGCCAAATGTGCTCTTTGATGGTTGCCAGGtgagtttaaatataaacgtttgtgtgaaaattttcaaatcattgttttcttttgtaatttaGCATGGCAACATTCAATCGGAGACGATCTTAGAAGTTCGAACGAAACGCTTGAACTACCTGCCAATAACCGATTTTTACCCAATGGACTATGGACAGCCAAATCAAGCCTTCGGCTTCAAAGTCGGATCAGCGTGTTTTAAATGAGATAAAGAATTTAAGTAGAGAATGAAGAGAAAAAGGAATGAAATCGacaaaattgtaaatgaaaaacaaaatactgacGAACAACAAACTTGACTGCCAAAGAATTCATAATTTTTAGTTCCCTAATAACTAATCTAAATAAGTGTACTTATtagttaaattataattttataaaagtgtatatttttaaaagtatattaaGGTACTTATAGTTTTAAGGAGAGTCATCTAGttgtataagaaaataaaactaaatcaacTTGAAAAAAAGGAGTTTTCTTATAATTTGTAAGTTCATAGAAAATTGGCAACCATGTTTTGGTTTATACATACAAAAGGTTCTCAAAAACTAAGGGTATGAGAATTGAAAAGTGGAATTGTGTCTTCTTAAGTAGTTCAGAATTAACTTTTCCAACATATGAATAttccattttttccaaaaagtcttcaagggttaaaaaaaatctccaacgacttctattttatttgtttgaatgtattttatttagtatctatttttgtttttttgtttttattataaaaaattaaatattttatcctaCATTTTATGGtgtttttcactttttgtttaaaattcctcttcgatttaaaataaaataatctcaattaaaaatttaaataaaataatttaaaattcaaaaaatctccacacttcatttttcaaatttgattttttgtaataatttttactttattttgtttatgttaaattttaatttcaagtcttattgttgtttttcttttttttctaattcacccatcgaacaaaatttaaaaagaagcgTAAACGGCAGACGGGTTTAGGTaaaattctatgttttttttaggtttttgttttgtttttcaaaaatttacaactcGGAGATTATTTTGGTGTGATAAATATTTGTAGGTTTACAGAACAGAGATATTCACTAAATAGACAGATATATTtggtatgtatttttatatattttgtttttaaatagatttttgattgGAGTAcacagtttttgtttatttttttttttcactttttaaattttttagtttttcgtttaaatttatatttttggggAAGAATACACAACGTCAATATTATAagatttatggttttttttttttttttgttaaggtaggtaataaaattttactatggtttttttttactttactcaacggaaaaatagtttttattttattttttttaattgtatgtagaatatatttttcttataagtctCAAAACATCGTTAAaggtaaattttcttttgaattgaataatttgtattttttttgttgtttttttttattctttgtatattgtttaagttttctaatttttaatttaaggatagcttttttaataatattggaAGTTGGTATAATTCTTGGTGGTGGTGGTTGTATTgagtgttttgtagatttttaaaattaaaaacaaattaatatgaagaaacaacagaaaaacacacataataaaattcatttgcACAGCATATATTCCCAAGTCTTTAAGGTCTGGAGCTCATCATAGAATCAATAATTGAAGTTGCAGTTTAAGAGAGGATTTTTTATGTTGACCACAAATATTTTGGTACCAACAATTTACAAAACGCTAAGATAAAGAACACCACTTGTGTTATTGCCTCTTATTGAATTATTCCCATGATTCTTATTTACTGCTGGAAATTCCATGGGCAGGTTTAGgaaacataagggacttcatatgcagtcaactgcattcttagaatgtacattttgtccaagacagctagttagttttttaagtgtcataccTTTTAATAAACTATTGAAAACATTGTCTATTAAACGCTCCACAAACAATCTTCAAGTCTATCacgatttaaattttgaattgttgggaaatattacttatttcttttcaaatttgacaaggaaACCTTTTACACAAGACTTTAAATAGATATTAAATAAGTCACAAagcaataaagttcagctttcagttgaataaaacaacataatcaactgtcattttgacataagtagaatAACTtcatagttagggaga
It encodes:
- the LOC129953847 gene encoding collagen alpha-1(V) chain-like, whose translation is MVNKVMRKIPLKRRKNNRNDQSLSCSLFTAVTVSKNNNNKSSPDQRHHHLLLPQQWVTFSTALIIIVIFNITWTSTFGYVNVAAADTDANANDNDRNDGDNGLVDLIKEFGISDVPVGIKQAKGFCGSERNAYQASYPSPAFTLTKEAILTIQTSKAFPNGFPEDFSILIAVKPSNRSQVKVPVFTIYSEESEDVLSVTIGREIGMIYQQVDGLNYQRNDINFGIGINDNKWHRFGISVKGNAATLILDCNKQVTRRLDRQLGSSIPTNGLILTGVQLTDDEGFFTGDIQMMHVADNPDAGYDICSKYVPSCRNVVVVGESQEGDLNDIRRFESSSWSSTGGGGGGLGRTYFESSSQNPTIESFRGGPTSSSSFHYSLSGSSGGGGGFGESGSDGYVTGSSSGNVGGSGGFENEGGSRGGTSSSSSSSSGSFSGGGAMENGGINLGSSYHSSRHPGGISESDDNLSTTGGFGPTDNSIEAPNSTEVEVSVEESLSGGGLNGHGYIPERKNKTDSQENSGGQDEDEFDLNSFNAGLGGSREKPGGRRKSKGRKKHKPSTSSGVGTDMATIVPDRRNNETTLGPYQPSSITCYPGPRGYTGLPGPPGERGPKGDPGRDGLSGTTGGPGAPGHVFVVPISQSNEKGPDTQAEALRQMLSQHMMSMKGPEGPMGLTGLPGLSGPPGPQGIKGEPGDVGEPGTRGLRGPAGLQGREGRRGRSGRDGERGAVGPAGVKGEIGPMGSPGLPGDKGHRGVPGVPGEKGQQGLEGQPGEEGPTGLPGLPGELGPRGFLGPRGLPGPAGNPGLPGNEGAQGVKGNPGLTGLPGAPGQQGASGPPGAPGQQGNLGPPGISGPSGKPGLPGLPGADGAPGRAGTPGSMGSKGDQGMQGVQGPVGFPGSRGPKGDDGPRGPMGDKGDNGERGLDGEKGDTGLQGERGNAGQPGSPGPEGPEGPKGFEGPRGEVGMIGPTGEKGKEGPQGFQGYPGATGDKGDKGATGATGPAGIKGERGLQGTQGERGEIGPRGFRGSRGRRGNDGIVGPKGDTGQPGPPGAQGEAGRQGTEGPRGFIGMPGPPGADGKNGPAGPAGERGSPGEPGKPGPTGEPGVIGPRGATGDMGQVGEPGVPGLPGLPGEPGLPGDAGKEGHPGPPGPMGNPGPQGPTGLPGFPGDRGHQGQPGLPGLKGELGLSGAPGLPGDKGQAGEPGKEGPQGQMGRPGPPGNLGAPGAKGEVGEKGPIGPVGRDGLAGLRGLPGPPGPAGTPGEDGDKGEVGPPGEKGLKGTQGEMGPMGSSGPQGPRGESGPPGTPGDKGPTGEMGRAGIKGEDGKPGIAGPPGNMGLQGLPGPPGMKGERGDDGMMGPVGPIGIPGEQGRRGPKGASGAQGKPGAPGPIGFTGADGAQGQPGPIGSPGKEGERGPMGPKGEEGKSGLPGPTGKQGNPGPEGPKGAVGTRGYPGNNGEPGLPGIKGEPGKEGEDGKPGEQGMPGEYGPPGRVGEPGPPGKHGPEGPAGIQGSTGPTGEKGDKGDIGPSGPMGIIGPQGLPGTQGPAGLRGHPGATGETGRAGSVGPAGPNGKIGDTGPDGQKGDRGRRGPKGHRGELGMVGLKGEQGEKGDRGFRGPQGPEGRKSETGPMGQLGFKGNDGPPGPVGEPGKLGPKGTEGATGPKGDMGPAGPPGPPGAPADAPLIPPELLFQMGEYGSTKADIRRRRDVHSFEDLAAVDDDDDFNELMGLSKDSKSKRKSKRKKTTKKEDLPPKFQDMYSAIYTMRQEMDRIRKPLGTQDNPARTCRDLHFGHPDFKDDWYWIDPNSGMADDAIYVYCNMTAEGETCVPADVHTAQMPSIPWRKEETLDWYSNMRGASKITYDTVGTVQLTFLKLLSQEGYQNFTYSCSNSVAWFSAKDNNFTNAIKLQGDNDLEIGNDGTSVKPNVLFDGCQHGNIQSETILEVRTKRLNYLPITDFYPMDYGQPNQAFGFKVGSACFK